The nucleotide sequence cccaggtttggaggacctttctgtgtggagtttgcatgtttgtttttttattttattttaaggaaaaaactaagcatgatattttttttaagcctgaCTTCACATGTCTCTGtcactctgtttttttttttttgttttttttttttagaaaaaggcctgactatacattgtcattttttaagaatacagacttattatacatggtcttttttaaagaataacgcctgtttatatatatatatatatatatatatatatatatatatatatatatgtatatgtgtatatgtatatgtgtatatgtgtatgtgtgtatgtatgtgtatgtgtatgtgtatatgtatatgtatgtgtatgtgtatatgtatatgtatatatatatgtatatgtatatatatacatacatatatatatatatatacacacacacatacacatatacatatatatatatatatatatatatatatatatatatatatatatatatatatatatatatatatatatatatattatatatatataaaggcctgactatacattgtcattttttaagaatacaGACTTATTatacttggtcttttttttaagaataaagcctgattatacatggtaatttaaaagaaaagccTTCCTAGACATGGTCTAAACAATTTTAGATAAGAAAATGTAGCCGCCTGATTTTGGAATGAATAAGAAAATGTTAAGTtgcttttagtttttgttttgaaaaatcaaCTCAAAATGATTTAAACTGCATGTCCCACAATTCGATGCGTGCATACTCGCGTCATTCCTCGGGCGTGACATCACTTACTTCCGGTTCATGCGTGGACGGCCCCATGACACAGTTGTTCAGGGGGGAAGAAAAGAATCCAGCGCGTCTTCAAAACCCCTCCAGCCGACCTCGAGTGACTTCCAAGCGGGTCCCAGAGCACCGCGAGCCGCCGCCATGGAGGCTGTCCCCCGCATGCCGATGATATGGCTCGACCTCAAGGAGGCTGGAGATTTCCACTTCACCCCGGCCGTCAGGCAGGTGAGCTGGGCGGGGATCTTCCCGTGGTAGGAGGTCAACAACTGCTCCCCAAGTGCTTGTAAACAAGCTAAAATGAACCGGAACCGAGCGAGTAAACACTCGGAGACCTTTCCACAAAGGCTAACTGCTCGGCTACCGTTAGCTTCGCGGTGTTCCCCTTGTATTTAGCCAACGGCTAATGCGAGAGCTAACGGGGCTAACGAGTGGACTCCAGTGGACCAGCACGAACTAGTACAAACCAGGTGGTTGGCCGGCTATCTTAATCAGCCAGGCCTAAACGACGTTTACAGTCACGTGACGCAAAAGGGGCGACGCCATGACAACAACTAACAATTGGCAACAAGTGGTCATGAAAATTCCGAGTGTACGTAAATAGAACTTCTTGTCACAAAAAGTCCCTCACACTCGAAATGAATCATGGTTGAATTTTTAGCTGACCTATTTTCTGTCTCATTCCTCGTAGATAAAGTTGTTTACCTTCAAACTCTTCCTTATTTGTCATAACAAATTGAACGTGACGTCATACGCAATGTCACGTGTGCCGGCGCTGGCTGCCATGGACGGCAAATAGCGTTCTAATTCGAAGTGGGCGGAGCTAGCGGTGATGTTTTAATGAACTGCGCAACTCTGAGACTGTTATGATAATAAATGTTCATCTCGAAATCATTACACcctccaaaaacatttttgatactaacaagtcaaagaaaaaaacaatgaataatgGCTTTTAATAACAACAGATGTCAAATTATGCGCATTATAGAAACTAAGATGAAACGGGTCAAAAGTTTTGACAATGAGTTCCGATTCCGTTACCGTACTATATGAAGGATGTGCGAAAACATTTGGTTGTCGAACCATTCAACTTTGAATGAATTTGCCCCCTCGTCTTTCTAGCAAAATGGCCTCCCGGGCGGCCATATTGGTAAGGACAACATTCCCATTAAAATGTAGTCATAACTAGCTCATTTCTCCACCCATTTTGTAACGATTTAATTCATGTCCAAGCATCTGTTATTTAGTTAGTGGTTATCAACCGCAGcaataaatatactttttttatgtTCTCATTTCTAGAACATGTTCCAAAACTAAACCCCGACTTTGTTCTAGTTCATCCTGAAGAACTACGGCGAGAATCCGGACAACTACAACGAGCAGCTGAAGAAACTCGAGACGTTACGGCAGGTCGGCGCCAAAAGTCACGTGTCcgcctttaaaaagaaaacgaaaaatgcttcaaaatcGAGTTTACTTTTTCCGACAGGGCGCCGTGAACGTCACCAGAGACTTTGAAGGGTGCAGCACGTTGAGGAAGTACTTCGGTCAGCTTCATTACCTTCAGAGCCGCGTTCCCATGGCAACCGGGCAGGAGGCAGCTGTGTCCATATCTTGgtacaaaataacattttgtcacattttgccCGGGATAATCAACTAACTCCAGATATTTTACCTGTTCCTATTCCTGTTCCTTAGGACTGAGATCTTCTCTGGCAAAACCGTGGTCCACGACGACATCAGCTACGAGCAGGCGTGTATTCTCTACAATCTCGGTGATTTCccttattttttttggtcttcatGTCATCTCTCAAGTTCTAAAAATGGCCGTTCTGACTCTACGTTCTCTTCTCCAGGAGCTCTTCATTCCATGTTAGGAGCCATGGACAACCGAGTGTCAGAAGAAGTAAGACGCAACCCGTGAACGCCAAGTCGAGCGAGCGTCCAACTCGGTTCTGGTTGCTCTTTCAGGGCATGAAGGTGTCGTGCACGCACTTCCAATGTTCGGCCGGAGCCTTCTACTACCTGAGGGACCATTTCAGTCACAACTTCAGCGTGGACATGAGTCACCAGATCCTCAACCTCAACATCAACCTCATGCTGGTAGGACGGACGCACTACCACACGGGAATGAAGGCGGGCGCCATCATCTAACCATCTTTTGGGCGTCAGGGTCAAGCTCAAGAGTGTCTTCTGGAGAAATCCATGCTGGACAATAGGAAGAGCTACCTGGTGGCTCGGATTAGCGCTCAGGTGGGCGTGTCCCGTCACCCGTCCCCCAAAAAACGGCGTGCTTGCTTTAACGCCCTGACGTGTCCAGGTGGTGGATTACTACAAGGAGGCCTGCAGGGCGCTGGAGAACTCGGAGACGGCGTCCATGCTGGGGAAGATCCAGAAGGATTGGAAAAAGTTAGTCCAGATGAAGATCTACTACTTTGCCGCCATCGCGCACGTGAGTGATCATTTTGGGAGCATATTAGCTTGATGCTagctagagctgggcgatatgacaaaaaaattgttatcacgataaaccATAAAACATTGCTAGTCTATTGATAActtatcacatcttttttgtttcatatttcaaACTTCTGGatgtaaataaatgactttcccccttattcaaatatgaaggGACTATGTTACCTTATATGAGAATAactttggataactttatatactttattcatcccgtattcgggaaatttcgttgtcacagtagcaagggggtgaggatgcagaaataggaaaggcattttagacgtaaatagataggtaacaagtgggttaataaatatgaatatgaaatatgatgcatttaaaaagtatttttgttgttattttgtgcAATTGTCCCCCTTACACGATGAAAAgctaagaataaaacctgcagaaatgttGACATGCGTCTTtaattttataaatttgccttcaaaccaaaagttgctgtgcaatatgagaGAAATCATCCtgcaacagcgcccccgttctcCGCGGTGGTTGTgtagtgtaattgcagtttagaATTCTATAATTTGTatcgaaagtttttttttaatattctcgttgacaaaaaatatttcacgataattctcgttttatcgcccagctcaaCTTGACGCACGCATCCATTTGCGGCCATTCCTCGAGAGGTCTGCTAGCTAAAAATCCAAAGTCCGTCTGGTTTTGATTGTGCGCTTTTGTCTGTTTATCTCCTGTAAATATGGTCGTAAAGCTTCACATGGGCAAACAAGCCGAGGAGCAGCAGAAATACGGCGAGCGGGTGAGCCGACGCCGACCCTGGCAATATTTTGCGGTGGATTTGTGCTTGagcatttgtgtttgtgtgcagcTGGCGTACCTCCAGAGCTCCATGGACAAGCTGTCGGAAGCCATCAAGCTGGCCAAGGTGGGCGTCTTCTCGGCTTCTCGCCACTCAGGCGCTGGCAGGGTTCTCCAAAAcccgtttttttttgccctcagGGTCAACCAGACAGCGTGCAGGACGCCCTAAGATTCACCATGGATGTCATCGGCGGCAAGTAAGCGATTCTTTTCAAAAGCGCCGTAAAGCTTAATACTCACCCCATCAAAATGGCCTCCTCGTAGATTCAACTCGGCCAAAAAGGACAACGACTTCATCTACCACGAGTCCGTCCCTTCTCTGGAAACGTTGGCGTCCGTCAAAGGTAACGCGGGGACGAGCGCGGCCAATCGGGAAggctgaaatgacaaaaaaatatgcgTTTTGTGCAGGAGCGCCATTGGTCAAAGCCCTGCCCGTCAACCCGACGGACCCCAGCGTCACCGGTCCGGACCTGTTCGCCAAGCTGGTGCCCATGGCGGCTCACGAGGCGTCCTCCCTCTACAGGTCGGCGCCCGGACCGTTGGCACGGGTACTctgacgtttggccgacggacagttcggcgaactgtccgtcggccaaatgtctttcggcgaatcgtccggtcacggttggcACGTCAAGTCTTGATGCAGAATTCAACTTGACGCCGTATTTTGTGTCGGCAGCGAGGAGAAAGCCAAACTCCTGAGAGACGTCATGGCCAAGATCGACAGCAGAAACGACACGCTGGAGTGAGCCGAGTCCACGTGGGGCCCTGGGTGTCGCTAACGGCTAAGCTAACGTCACGTCCTGTCCCAAACAGGCAGTTCATGGACTCCTTGGGCTTGGAGCCGGAATCCGTAGACAACTTGGACATGTACAGCCACATTCCGCCGGTCCTGATGGAGAAGTGCGCCGCTCTCAGCGTTCGACCCGACACGGTCAAGAGCCTCGTCCAATCCATGCAGGGTAGCCGTCTCACCCCGTGGTTCCCGTCGTCCGCCGAAATCCTCGCGGTCAAAGACCGAACGCCATCTTATCTTCTCCCGCAGTCCTCTCCGGCGTCTTCACCGACGTGGAGTCGTCCCTCCGAGAAATCCAAGAGATCCTGGAAGCCGACGAGGCGGGCGAGAAGGCCCTCCGAGACGCCGGCGCCCCGGCCGACGCCCACCCGGCGCCGCAGGCCGCGCTCTTGTCCGAGATGCGCAGGGACCTGGAGAAGTACGCCGAGGCCCACGAGAAGGCCAGCTTCACCAACACGGAGCTCCACCGGGCCATGAACCTGCACATCAGCAACTTGCGTCTCCTGGGGGGACCGCTGGAGAACCTGAGAGAAGCTCTGCCCCGCCCTCAACTCAGCGAAGGTGAGACGGGAACGCCGGTGGGGTGAAGTGGCGTCCGGACCGACCGCGCGCTTCTCCTTCCGCGTCGAGCAGAAGAAGTGGCCGGGCTGCAGTGCGTGAAGCGCATCCTGGGGAAGGTTCAGGAAATGAGGGAGCAGAGGAGCTCCCTGGAGAGACAACTACGAGACCTGATCCAGCACGACGACATCACTTCCACCCTGGTCACCACGGAGAGGGCCGACATAAAGGTGGGTTCGCGGACCGGGACGTACCGGGACGTACCGGGGGAAAACATCCGACCCCTCTTCCGGTCCCTCAGAACGTGTTCGAGGAGCAGCTGAAGAAATACGAGCAGGTGAAGGTCTACGTGGAGCAGAACCTGGCGGCCCAGGAGAACATCCTCAAGGCCCTGACGGAGGCCAACGTTCAGTACGCCTTGGTCCGCAAGAGCTTGCGTCAGACGGAGCAGCAGTGGAGCGCCACGGTCCAGGGCCTGGTGGGTTCCTACGAAGCTTACGAAGACCTGATGAAGAAGTCGCAGGAGGGCAAGGAGTTCTACGACGACCTGGAAGAAAAAGCGGCGCGACTGCTGGAGAGAGCCAAGACCTTGTGTCAGACCCGAACGGAAGCCAGGAAGCCCGTCCTGGAAAGGTAGGACTGGAATTGTTTCCGACCTGGTTTACATATCGGTGACGTACCTGATCCCGTTGTAGAGAGAGCCCGAAGAAGCCTCCGGCCAGACCCACGGCGGCCAAACCTTCCTTCAAGCCCAACTCCCAGGATGACGACTCCAGTCTGGAAGATCCGGAGTTGGCCCAAATCAACGCCGCCATCTTGGCCTTGGCCGAAGATGGGCCAGAAGAACTTAGCAGCCGCCCGCCCGACATTCCTTCTCTTCAGCGGCCCGGCCCAGAAGCGTTCCTCCcccccggcggcggcggcggttccGTGCCTTGGCCCGCCTCCTCGGCCGCCAATCTTCCTCGCTTCCCGGCCAATCTGCCGCCGCCGGAGCTCCTGGCTCGGATCGCGCGCTTTCCCACCCCCGGCGTCCTACACGCGCCCATCCCTCACCTGCCCAACCCTCAGATGACTTTGCAAATGCCCAGGCAGGTGGCCTACGGTCCTCCGGTCCCTCAGCGAGTCCCCACGGCGAGCTACGAGCCGACGCCCCGGCACCCCGTCGCCCCCGGGATTTCCGCCGCCTACGCCGGACCCCCGCCGATGGGCGCCTACCCGCGATTTCTGCCCCAAATGACGCAGCCGAATCAGTACCCTCCCCCCGTGGGacaagccccgcccccggacTACCGAGTCGGACCGACTGTTCTTCCGCCCCCTCGGCATCCTTCGCTGCAAGGCTACCCGCACGGCTACGTGGCTCAGCAACCCGGCGCGCCCCCACACTACCCGCATCTTTTCCCGGGTCATTTGCAAGCGCCAGCGAATGGCTACCAGGCCCCGCCTCCGATGGCCCAAGGCTACCAGGCGCCTCAGAACTATGCCCCCCAGCATCAAGCTCCAGTGATGCCAATGGCAGCTCAGGGCCTGATGGCGCCTCCAAGCGCTCCCCTCCAACACCACCCCCCAGCCCCTCAGACCGTAGGACCCGTTTCACAAGCCTACCCCTCTCACCGGCACCCCCAAAGCGCTCAGATCGCCGCACCCGTGTCACAACACTACCCCCCTCACCAGCACCCCCAGATGCCCCACTGTTCCCAGCAATTTGCGCCCCACTCACAAATCCCGACGGGCCCCGGAGGCCCCGTGGCCCCTTGCGGCCAGGCGATCCACCCCCAAATGGGTCCCCCGATGCCTCCCGCATCACAACCCCATTTGATCGGTCCTCAGGCGCACCTTCCGAGACACGCCCCTCCCACTTCCCTCTCCCCGCAGCATCAGCACCAGCACCCTGGCCCTCCCCCCGTCCCAATCATGCCCCAACCTCCCGTATCTGGTCCCGGTCACACCCAGGTCCAAGGCCACCACAGCGGGGGTATCTGCTACCCCGGGAGCCCCCCCGCCATGCCCCGGCAGCCTCTGGCGCCGCAGTCGGCCGCCTCCCACGGCACGGTCCACTCGCAAGTTCCCATGTACTTGGGAGCTCCGGGACCTCACGTGCCTCCGAGCGCCCCGCTGAGACCTCCCCCCGTGGGCGTACCCCCTCACGGGGTCCAGGCCTGCCCCGGCGGGCCTCCGGTAGGACAGGCGGGCCAGCCTCCCTCGATTTCCCCGGCCCCATCCACGTCCCCAACGCCCGGACCGTCCACCCTAGTTCCGAGACCCAGCGTTACCTCGGACTTGGGCTCCGCCTCCGGCGCCGTCGGCTCGCCTCCCTCCGCCTCCACGttccagctccagcaccccggcaaCCACGACCTCCTCTCCTCCAGCCCCGACAACCAGTCGGGAAGCGCCGAGCCCCCCGCCAACGTCCTGCAGCCCACCAAAGCGGACCCGCGGGACGGCGAGCGTCGCAAGGAGGACTCGCGGGGAGTCCTCCTGATCCAAGGCGATCCTTACCGATCCCCGGAGCTCCTGGCCCGCCTCCAGAGCGAGCTGGAAGGATTTCGGGCGCGGGTGGACTCCCTGGAGGAGCTCCCGGAGGACGAGAGAGGCGCGTCGGCGCTGGACGGCCAGTGGAGGGAGCTGCAGGAGCAGCAGGAGAAGGACGCCCGGCAGCTGTCCATCGCCATCGCCCGCTGCTACGCCATGAAGAACCGGCACCAGGACGTCATGCCGTACGACCTGAACCGCGTCTTGCTGCGCTCGGGAAAGGACGACTACATCAACGCCAGCTACGTGGAGGAGCTGTCGGCGTACTGCCCGCAGATCATTGCCACGCAGGCGCCGCTCACCGGCACGGCCGCCGACTTTTGGCTGATGGTCTACGAGCAGAAGGTCTCCTTGGTGGTCGCGCTCGTGTCCGAGCAGGAAGTGGAGAAGGTAGGAGTCGTCCATCAGACTGCGGGGTGTCCAAACCTAAAAgaaacatgcttttattttgaaagtttaaCACGGCGGCGAAAGTagcgtaacataaacaaatagcGCGGCAGAGCTAGCTAGCGGAGAAGCACAGTTGAAGCAATTAGCTCCatcttagattagataactttattcttacctcattttagattagataactttattcttaCCTCATCTTAGATTAGATGACTATTCTTACCTCATCTTAGATTAGATGACTTTATTCTTACCTCATTTCAGATTAGATGACTTTATTCTTACCTCATTTTAGATCAGATGACTTGATTCTTACCCtattttagattagatgacTTTATTCTTACCTCATCTTAGATTAGATCACTTTATTCTTACCTCatcttagattagataactttattcttaCCTCATCTTAGATTAGATCACTTTACTCTTACCTCATTTTAGATTAGATCACTTTACTCTTATCTCATcttagatgagataactttattcttaCCTCAtcttggattagataactttattcttaCCTCATCTTAGATTAGATCACTTGATTCTTACCTCAACATTGAAGTTTCTTGTCGAGTGGTTTGGACACCCTCGCCCGTCACCGCCACGGTATGCCCAGTTGTTTTTCACGTCGCCAGGGCAAAGTGGCGCGCTACTTCCCGACGGAGCGTGGGCAGCAGCTGTCTCAGGGTCCCATCACCCTCAGCCTGAGCACACAGAAGACCACGCCCACCCACGTGGAGCGCATGATCAGCCTGCGCTACCGCGACCAGAGCCTGAAGCGCACCGTGGTCCACTTGCAGTTCACTTCCTGGCCGGAGCTGTACGAacgccatgtttttttctgtctatcCAGGCGAATTTCTAACAAGCCCCTTTTGACACTCGTCCGTCTCTTTGCTGTCCACCAGGGGGCTCCCCGAAAGCCAGAGCAACCTGCTGCGCTTCATCCAGGAGGTCCACGGACACTACCTGCATCAAAGACCCGCGCACACTCCCGTGGTGGTCCACTGCAGGTCAGATTACGGCGGCGAACCTTGAGGCGATTCGAATGGAGCCCAGAAATATGCTGAACTGGAACAAAAAGAGGTTTTACTTTTGAAAGAGGAAGAAGTTTTAGTACTCTTTCGATTCCAAAATAAGAGCAGTTGTCAAAGATTCAAGTGAAGatgaaagatatatatatataagcatttTTACGTTTTCAAAAAGATAGGTAATAGCTAGGTAGAACATGTCCATGTATGTAGTATCGTTGCTTTTTTGGCTCTCCTTAAACCTAAAGTCTTACCATGAAAACAGAGTTTAACATCACAAAAAGAACCGAGCGGTAAAGCCATGGCGAGTTTAGACCGACGGTGGTAATGTACCTCATCATAACGTGTCGTTCTAGCTCCGGAGTGGGTCGCACCGGCGCCTTCTGTCTGCTGTATGCGGCGGTACAGGAGCTAGAGGCCGGCAACGGCGTGGCGGACCTGCGAGACCTGGTCAGGAAGATGAGACGGCAAAGGAAGAACATGCTCCAGGAGAAGGTAGGCCAGACACCCAACCTCCAAGTACATTTACTAACCGAGGCCGGCTGGACGGCGTCAAACCACCTCACAGCTGCACCTCAAGTTCTGCTACGAGGCGCTGTTGCAGCAAGGCGAACAGGTGCTCCTCCGGCACGGCGTCCCTCCGTCGAACGCCGGCAGGAACGTGGCCGCTTCCTCCTCCAAGGTGTGTGATGAATGGGGAATGGATTTTTCTGCCATCCCATAATAATTGAAACATTGCCGTAACCACACAACCGTTTACAGACCTTCAAACTACGCTATACCAGTAGGAAAAGTCCAAATATGGCGGCGTAGCTAAGAGAAGGGTTAACTCTACGTTCTTGTTTGTTCACAGCACCAGCGCCAGGAGTCCCAGCAAGACCTGGTCCTGGGGGGCGACATCCCCATCAGCTCCATCCAGGCCACCATCGCCAAGCTCAGCGTGCGGCCCCCCAGCGCCGAGGAGGCGGAGCCCGAAGATCCGGACGAGCCCGCGTTGCCGTTTTCGCCTCCCGTCCCGGAGCCCCATCCCGCTCCGGAGCTCCCGGGTTCGCCCCCGAGCGCGCCGTCCCCTCCGCCGCCCAACGGCGTGGACGCGGGGGGATCGGCCGGTCCATCGGCCGGCCCCCAGGCGCAAGTGCAACCCCCGCCGCCGCCTTCGTCTTTGGAGCTGCTGGCCTCCCTGGCGCCCGAGGCCTTCTCCATGGAGGGCGGCGGTGGTGGGCGGGGcaaacaacgggtgaccaagcAGAGCTTCCTGCAGCCGGCCGAGGGGCGGGGCCTCCACGGGAGCCGGGAGTCCGAGAGCGAGGACCCCCTCAGCGGCCTGGATCCCCTGTGGAGTCTCAACAAGTCCTAAAATCTCAAACCCTGTttgtacatattttaaaatgtttgactAATGACAAAATCAAATAAAGCGAATAAAGTGCAATGTTGCCGTATCAAAGCGCCTTTATTGGAAAATTAGTacaaagtgttttttgttgtttttttcttttcttacaaAACAAGTCAATAAGTTATGTCGCTACTcgtgttgcaccgataccatGATTCTCTTTTTTTACTGCATATTATTTAGAATTTAAACAAATTTCCAACGGcgctagaagtccaatccattcgaaggAGGAAGGACGGCAGCGGATGACCCAACATTCATTCGCCGTCAACCCTCCCGCTTCGagaggattggacgtctactcgtgCGTGACAAACTCCTCAAGTCGCGACCAAAGCATGGAAAGAGCTTTGTCCGCCATCTTGGAGGGGGCAATGTTTCCATTCTAGCTCATTTCAcaagccatttttaaaaaacatttgtctCAAAACGCGTGTTATCAAGCTATTGACGCACtggctgtccaatccatttcaaatgggaagGGCGGCGACGAAGAAAAGTCCTAATTTCAGTCTGGGGGCGGGGTTACCTTGCACAACACATTAACATAAGCCCGCCTTCCAATCCCTTGGCCAATGTATAAccgggaaaaatacaaaaaaaggtgcCCAAATAGTTTGAAGTTGTGACCAATGACCAACCAGCAaatacattttgacatttttttgttccttttcacATTACATTTGCTCTTTTGGTCCCAAAAGTCACCACGGTTCAGTAGCCTGACATTTTAC is from Stigmatopora argus isolate UIUO_Sarg chromosome 4, RoL_Sarg_1.0, whole genome shotgun sequence and encodes:
- the ptpn23a gene encoding tyrosine-protein phosphatase non-receptor type 23 isoform X2, coding for MRGRPHDTVVQGGRKESSASSKPLQPTSSDFQAGPRAPRAAAMEAVPRMPMIWLDLKEAGDFHFTPAVRQFILKNYGENPDNYNEQLKKLETLRQGAVNVTRDFEGCSTLRKYFGQLHYLQSRVPMATGQEAAVSISWTEIFSGKTVVHDDISYEQACILYNLGALHSMLGAMDNRVSEEGMKVSCTHFQCSAGAFYYLRDHFSHNFSVDMSHQILNLNINLMLGQAQECLLEKSMLDNRKSYLVARISAQVVDYYKEACRALENSETASMLGKIQKDWKKLVQMKIYYFAAIAHLHMGKQAEEQQKYGERVSRRRPWQYFAVDLCLSICVCVQLAYLQSSMDKLSEAIKLAKGQPDSVQDALRFTMDVIGGKFNSAKKDNDFIYHESVPSLETLASVKGAPLVKALPVNPTDPSVTGPDLFAKLVPMAAHEASSLYSEEKAKLLRDVMAKIDSRNDTLEQFMDSLGLEPESVDNLDMYSHIPPVLMEKCAALSVRPDTVKSLVQSMQVLSGVFTDVESSLREIQEILEADEAGEKALRDAGAPADAHPAPQAALLSEMRRDLEKYAEAHEKASFTNTELHRAMNLHISNLRLLGGPLENLREALPRPQLSEEEVAGLQCVKRILGKVQEMREQRSSLERQLRDLIQHDDITSTLVTTERADIKNVFEEQLKKYEQVKVYVEQNLAAQENILKALTEANVQYALVRKSLRQTEQQWSATVQGLVGSYEAYEDLMKKSQEGKEFYDDLEEKAARLLERAKTLCQTRTEARKPVLERESPKKPPARPTAAKPSFKPNSQDDDSSLEDPELAQINAAILALAEDGPEELSSRPPDIPSLQRPGPEAFLPPGGGGGSVPWPASSAANLPRFPANLPPPELLARIARFPTPGVLHAPIPHLPNPQMTLQMPRQVAYGPPVPQRVPTASYEPTPRHPVAPGISAAYAGPPPMGAYPRFLPQMTQPNQYPPPVGQAPPPDYRVGPTVLPPPRHPSLQGYPHGYVAQQPGAPPHYPHLFPGHLQAPANGYQAPPPMAQGYQAPQNYAPQHQAPVMPMAAQGLMAPPSAPLQHHPPAPQTVGPVSQAYPSHRHPQSAQIAAPVSQHYPPHQHPQMPHCSQQFAPHSQIPTGPGGPVAPCGQAIHPQMGPPMPPASQPHLIGPQAHLPRHAPPTSLSPQHQHQHPGPPPVPIMPQPPVSGPGHTQVQGHHSGGICYPGSPPAMPRQPLAPQSAASHGTVHSQVPMYLGAPGPHVPPSAPLRPPPVGVPPHGVQACPGGPPVGQAGQPPSISPAPSTSPTPGPSTLVPRPSVTSDLGSASGAVGSPPSASTFQLQHPGNHDLLSSSPDNQSGSAEPPANVLQPTKADPRDGERRKEDSRGVLLIQGDPYRSPELLARLQSELEGFRARVDSLEELPEDERGASALDGQWRELQEQQEKDARQLSIAIARCYAMKNRHQDVMPYDLNRVLLRSGKDDYINASYVEELSAYCPQIIATQAPLTGTAADFWLMVYEQKVSLVVALVSEQEVEKGKVARYFPTERGQQLSQGPITLSLSTQKTTPTHVERMISLRYRDQSLKRTVVHLQFTSWPELGLPESQSNLLRFIQEVHGHYLHQRPAHTPVVVHCSSGVGRTGAFCLLYAAVQELEAGNGVADLRDLVRKMRRQRKNMLQEKVGQTPNLQVHLLTEAGWTASNHLTAAPQVLLRGAVAARRTGAPPARRPSVERRQERGRFLLQAPAPGVPARPGPGGRHPHQLHPGHHRQAQRAAPQRRGGGARRSGRARVAVFASRPGAPSRSGAPGFAPERAVPSAAQRRGRGGIGRSIGRPPGASATPAAAFVFGAAGLPGARGLLHGGRRWWAGQTTGDQAELPAAGRGAGPPREPGVRERGPPQRPGSPVESQQVLKSQTLFVHILKCLTNDKIK
- the ptpn23a gene encoding tyrosine-protein phosphatase non-receptor type 23 isoform X3, translating into MRGRPHDTVVQGGRKESSASSKPLQPTSSDFQAGPRAPRAAAMEAVPRMPMIWLDLKEAGDFHFTPAVRQFILKNYGENPDNYNEQLKKLETLRQGAVNVTRDFEGCSTLRKYFGQLHYLQSRVPMATGQEAAVSISWTEIFSGKTVVHDDISYEQACILYNLGALHSMLGAMDNRVSEEGMKVSCTHFQCSAGAFYYLRDHFSHNFSVDMSHQILNLNINLMLGQAQECLLEKSMLDNRKSYLVARISAQVVDYYKEACRALENSETASMLGKIQKDWKKLVQMKIYYFAAIAHLHMGKQAEEQQKYGERLAYLQSSMDKLSEAIKLAKGQPDSVQDALRFTMDVIGGKFNSAKKDNDFIYHESVPSLETLASVKGAPLVKALPVNPTDPSVTGPDLFAKLVPMAAHEASSLYSEEKAKLLRDVMAKIDSRNDTLEQFMDSLGLEPESVDNLDMYSHIPPVLMEKCAALSVRPDTVKSLVQSMQVLSGVFTDVESSLREIQEILEADEAGEKALRDAGAPADAHPAPQAALLSEMRRDLEKYAEAHEKASFTNTELHRAMNLHISNLRLLGGPLENLREALPRPQLSEEEVAGLQCVKRILGKVQEMREQRSSLERQLRDLIQHDDITSTLVTTERADIKNVFEEQLKKYEQVKVYVEQNLAAQENILKALTEANVQYALVRKSLRQTEQQWSATVQGLVGSYEAYEDLMKKSQEGKEFYDDLEEKAARLLERAKTLCQTRTEARKPVLERESPKKPPARPTAAKPSFKPNSQDDDSSLEDPELAQINAAILALAEDGPEELSSRPPDIPSLQRPGPEAFLPPGGGGGSVPWPASSAANLPRFPANLPPPELLARIARFPTPGVLHAPIPHLPNPQMTLQMPRQVAYGPPVPQRVPTASYEPTPRHPVAPGISAAYAGPPPMGAYPRFLPQMTQPNQYPPPVGQAPPPDYRVGPTVLPPPRHPSLQGYPHGYVAQQPGAPPHYPHLFPGHLQAPANGYQAPPPMAQGYQAPQNYAPQHQAPVMPMAAQGLMAPPSAPLQHHPPAPQTVGPVSQAYPSHRHPQSAQIAAPVSQHYPPHQHPQMPHCSQQFAPHSQIPTGPGGPVAPCGQAIHPQMGPPMPPASQPHLIGPQAHLPRHAPPTSLSPQHQHQHPGPPPVPIMPQPPVSGPGHTQVQGHHSGGICYPGSPPAMPRQPLAPQSAASHGTVHSQVPMYLGAPGPHVPPSAPLRPPPVGVPPHGVQACPGGPPVGQAGQPPSISPAPSTSPTPGPSTLVPRPSVTSDLGSASGAVGSPPSASTFQLQHPGNHDLLSSSPDNQSGSAEPPANVLQPTKADPRDGERRKEDSRGVLLIQGDPYRSPELLARLQSELEGFRARVDSLEELPEDERGASALDGQWRELQEQQEKDARQLSIAIARCYAMKNRHQDVMPYDLNRVLLRSGKDDYINASYVEELSAYCPQIIATQAPLTGTAADFWLMVYEQKVSLVVALVSEQEVEKGKVARYFPTERGQQLSQGPITLSLSTQKTTPTHVERMISLRYRDQSLKRTVVHLQFTSWPELGLPESQSNLLRFIQEVHGHYLHQRPAHTPVVVHCSSGVGRTGAFCLLYAAVQELEAGNGVADLRDLVRKMRRQRKNMLQEKVGQTPNLQVHLLTEAGWTASNHLTAAPQVLLRGAVAARRTGAPPARRPSVERRQERGRFLLQAPAPGVPARPGPGGRHPHQLHPGHHRQAQRAAPQRRGGGARRSGRARVAVFASRPGAPSRSGAPGFAPERAVPSAAQRRGRGGIGRSIGRPPGASATPAAAFVFGAAGLPGARGLLHGGRRWWAGQTTGDQAELPAAGRGAGPPREPGVRERGPPQRPGSPVESQQVLKSQTLFVHILKCLTNDKIK